In Maridesulfovibrio ferrireducens, the following are encoded in one genomic region:
- a CDS encoding ABC transporter substrate-binding protein: MKNITKTTMTRLNNIALKSLFLLCMTFFLYAHTNAYAQGVVTVGFASFPPWMILDEGKFEGFDCDLVRDIFKHMGLKVKFAPVPFDSSLDELKSGEIDVLTSVLFRNERNDYIRYVSPPYKTKSIKSFYVKKGAGNKINRYIDLVGLRVGVKRGAKYFPTFDLDDRVVRVFYGTTAEVFEGLVKGEVQAIISTNSVGNYFIKNMGLDPYIEECSFKYKPKLMPVYIGVSRKSPLAERADEIGAVIRYLQNFGEVERLAKKYSVELN, from the coding sequence TTGAAGAATATTACAAAGACGACGATGACACGGCTGAATAATATTGCTCTTAAAAGTCTGTTCTTGCTGTGTATGACGTTCTTTTTATATGCTCATACCAACGCATACGCTCAGGGTGTTGTTACAGTTGGTTTTGCGTCCTTTCCGCCTTGGATGATTCTTGACGAAGGAAAATTTGAGGGTTTTGATTGTGACTTGGTTCGAGATATTTTTAAGCATATGGGATTAAAAGTAAAATTTGCGCCTGTGCCTTTCGATAGTAGCCTTGATGAATTAAAATCTGGCGAGATAGATGTTCTTACAAGTGTGTTGTTTAGAAATGAAAGGAATGATTATATACGGTATGTTTCACCTCCATATAAAACTAAATCTATAAAAAGTTTTTATGTTAAAAAAGGGGCAGGAAATAAGATTAACCGTTATATTGATTTAGTCGGTTTAAGAGTCGGAGTGAAAAGAGGAGCCAAGTATTTTCCGACGTTCGATCTTGATGACAGGGTGGTGAGGGTTTTTTATGGAACCACCGCTGAAGTCTTCGAAGGTTTGGTAAAAGGAGAGGTTCAAGCCATTATTTCTACCAATTCGGTCGGGAACTATTTTATAAAGAATATGGGTCTGGATCCTTATATTGAAGAATGCTCATTTAAATATAAACCGAAATTGATGCCTGTTTATATAGGTGTTTCTCGTAAATCTCCGTTGGCTGAAAGGGCTGATGAGATTGGTGCAGTTATACGTTATTTGCAAAATTTTGGAGAAGTCGAACGGCTTGCTAAAAAATATTCAGTAGAGCTCAATTAG